From a region of the Thermococcus sp. 21S7 genome:
- a CDS encoding heavy metal translocating P-type ATPase: protein MELVLKVNGMTCAMCVKTIETALMDLPGVKEATANLNSESVHVKFDESEVGLNRIIATIEELGYEVVRERRDAVVKIEGMTCAMCVRTIEEALENLPGVLEASVNLGTETARVSYDPNLVTLEDIRETIEGVGYRFIGVEGEETHDLEREIREKHLRDMKRKLAVAWSIGTALFAAMQVGRFGVEVPYLMSVQFILATVAIVYAGRGIFGKAWGSLRHGALSMEVMYSLGIGSAYLASVLATVGIIPEDFNFYEASVLLMAFLLLGRYLETRAKGRTSEAIKKLMGLQAKKATVVRGGTEIEVPISDVKAGDVVIVKPGERIPVDGIVLDGESYVDESMITGEPVPNLKKSGDEVIGGTINKNSVLRIEAKRVGRDTVLAQIIRLVEEAQNTKPPIQKLADTIVTYFIPAVLTIALLSFAYWYFVAGEPLLFAFTTLLSVLVIACPCAFGLATPTALTVGMGKGAEMGILIKNGEVLEIARKATVVLFDKTGTLTKGKPEVTDVITFGMDEKELLRLVASAEKRSEHPLGDAIVRKAQEMGLELEEPEEFEAITGKGVRAVVGGREILAGNRKLMTENGYSVGSLEETLQELEDEAKTAVIAAVDGRIAGVIAIADTIKEGAAEAIGELHRMGKKVGIITGDNGRTANAIARQLKVDYVLAEVLPGDKASEVKKLQENGEIVIFVGDGINDAPALAQADIGVAVGNATDIAMESGDVVLIRNDPRDVVRAIKLSQKTLAKIKQNIFWAMFYNTMLIPFAAGLAFVLFGVEFQPEWAAGAMSISSVSVVTNSLLLKRARI from the coding sequence ATGGAGCTTGTGCTCAAGGTCAACGGCATGACGTGCGCAATGTGCGTTAAAACCATAGAGACCGCCCTGATGGACCTTCCCGGGGTGAAGGAGGCGACTGCAAACCTGAATTCGGAAAGCGTCCACGTTAAATTCGACGAGTCCGAGGTCGGGCTTAACAGGATCATAGCCACCATCGAGGAGCTGGGCTATGAGGTCGTTAGAGAAAGGAGGGATGCGGTGGTTAAGATAGAGGGAATGACGTGCGCGATGTGCGTCAGGACCATAGAAGAGGCGCTGGAAAACCTCCCCGGGGTTTTGGAGGCGAGCGTAAACCTCGGCACCGAGACTGCGAGGGTGAGCTACGATCCCAATCTAGTGACCCTCGAAGACATCAGGGAGACCATCGAGGGGGTCGGCTACAGGTTCATAGGAGTCGAGGGAGAGGAGACCCACGATCTGGAGAGGGAAATCCGGGAGAAGCACCTCCGCGACATGAAGAGAAAGCTCGCCGTTGCGTGGAGTATCGGAACAGCCCTTTTCGCCGCGATGCAGGTTGGGCGCTTCGGCGTCGAGGTTCCCTACCTCATGTCCGTTCAGTTCATTCTGGCCACCGTTGCGATAGTCTACGCTGGTAGGGGGATATTCGGCAAGGCCTGGGGTTCCCTCAGGCACGGGGCCCTCAGCATGGAGGTCATGTACTCCCTCGGCATAGGCTCGGCATATCTGGCGAGCGTCCTCGCGACGGTGGGAATCATTCCCGAAGACTTCAACTTCTACGAGGCCAGCGTTCTGCTGATGGCGTTCCTGCTCCTCGGTAGGTACCTTGAAACAAGGGCCAAGGGGAGGACCAGCGAGGCCATCAAGAAGCTCATGGGGCTCCAGGCGAAGAAGGCTACCGTTGTAAGGGGTGGAACGGAGATTGAGGTGCCGATAAGCGACGTTAAAGCTGGGGACGTCGTCATAGTTAAGCCCGGAGAGAGGATTCCCGTGGATGGGATTGTGCTCGATGGCGAGAGCTACGTGGACGAGTCCATGATAACCGGCGAACCCGTCCCCAACCTCAAGAAATCCGGGGATGAGGTTATCGGCGGTACCATAAACAAGAACTCAGTGCTCAGAATAGAGGCAAAGCGCGTCGGAAGGGACACCGTTTTAGCACAGATTATAAGGCTCGTTGAGGAGGCCCAGAACACGAAGCCGCCGATACAGAAGCTGGCGGACACGATAGTTACCTACTTCATACCCGCCGTCCTAACGATAGCGCTCCTGTCCTTCGCCTACTGGTACTTTGTGGCAGGGGAGCCTTTGCTCTTCGCCTTTACGACCCTTCTCAGCGTTCTGGTGATAGCCTGTCCCTGCGCCTTCGGCCTCGCAACTCCCACCGCCCTGACCGTGGGAATGGGAAAGGGCGCGGAGATGGGAATACTCATCAAGAACGGTGAAGTGCTGGAGATAGCGAGAAAGGCGACGGTTGTGCTCTTCGACAAGACGGGAACTCTCACAAAGGGTAAGCCCGAGGTGACGGACGTAATAACCTTCGGAATGGACGAGAAGGAACTGCTGAGGCTCGTTGCCTCAGCCGAGAAGCGCTCCGAGCACCCGCTTGGAGATGCCATCGTGAGGAAGGCCCAGGAGATGGGTCTTGAGCTTGAGGAGCCGGAGGAGTTCGAGGCCATAACCGGTAAAGGTGTCAGAGCCGTCGTTGGGGGGAGGGAGATTCTAGCGGGCAACAGGAAGCTCATGACGGAGAACGGCTATTCGGTGGGGAGCCTTGAGGAGACGCTCCAGGAGCTTGAAGACGAGGCGAAGACCGCCGTAATCGCCGCCGTAGACGGCAGGATAGCCGGAGTGATAGCCATAGCCGACACGATAAAGGAAGGGGCAGCGGAGGCCATCGGGGAGCTCCACAGAATGGGGAAGAAGGTCGGCATTATCACCGGCGACAACGGGAGAACGGCCAATGCCATAGCAAGGCAGCTCAAGGTAGATTACGTCCTCGCGGAAGTTCTGCCGGGAGATAAAGCGAGCGAGGTCAAAAAACTCCAGGAGAACGGTGAGATAGTAATCTTTGTCGGAGATGGCATAAACGACGCCCCGGCACTGGCACAGGCGGACATAGGTGTAGCCGTTGGCAACGCGACGGACATAGCGATGGAGAGCGGCGACGTTGTCCTCATAAGGAACGACCCGCGGGACGTGGTCAGGGCGATAAAGCTGAGCCAGAAGACGCTGGCGAAGATAAAGCAGAACATCTTCTGGGCGATGTTCTACAACACGATGCTGATACCCTTCGCGGCTGGACTGGCCTTCGTGCTCTTCGGTGTGGAGTTCCAGCCAGAGTGGGCCGCTGGGGCAATGAGCATAAGCAGCGTGAGCGTCGTCACAAACTCGCTCCTGCTGAAGAGGGCCAGAATCTGA
- a CDS encoding thioredoxin family protein → MIVEYDGKFEFESGKTVLWFSIPGCPPCRIVENFMEELSREFPEIKVVHINAEEWNDLVNRFDVLNVPTLVYLKDGKEVERQNLIRRKEEVLIRFENLRRL, encoded by the coding sequence GTGATAGTCGAATACGACGGAAAGTTTGAGTTTGAGTCTGGAAAAACCGTCCTGTGGTTTTCCATCCCGGGCTGTCCCCCGTGCAGGATAGTTGAGAACTTCATGGAGGAGCTCAGCAGGGAGTTCCCGGAGATAAAGGTCGTTCACATCAACGCCGAGGAATGGAACGACCTCGTGAACCGCTTTGACGTCCTCAACGTCCCGACGCTGGTTTATCTCAAGGACGGAAAAGAGGTCGAAAGGCAGAACCTCATAAGGAGAAAGGAGGAGGTTCTCATAAGGTTCGAAAACCTCAGAAGGCTCTGA
- a CDS encoding SagB/ThcOx family dehydrogenase, translating to MKIDLPVPKREGRMSLEEAIDRRKSIRRYKDEPLTLEKVSQVLWAAYGTNRWGKRTSPSAGACYPFEVYIVAENVEGLSPGIYRYDGKAHALERVGEGHFGKALAEACLNQRCVATAPVNIVIVAHYERTTRRYGERGIRYVHIDAGHMGQNIYLQATALGIGTVAVGAFRDEEVKKVLEVPGEPLYVFPLGVPEG from the coding sequence ATGAAAATTGACCTGCCTGTCCCCAAGCGCGAGGGGAGGATGAGCCTGGAAGAGGCAATAGACAGGAGAAAGAGCATAAGGAGGTATAAGGACGAGCCCTTAACCCTGGAAAAGGTTTCTCAAGTCCTGTGGGCGGCCTATGGAACCAACAGATGGGGGAAGAGAACCTCACCGAGCGCCGGGGCATGCTATCCCTTCGAGGTTTACATCGTGGCCGAGAACGTTGAGGGCCTCTCCCCGGGAATCTACCGCTACGACGGAAAGGCCCACGCGCTGGAAAGGGTGGGGGAGGGGCACTTTGGAAAGGCCCTCGCCGAGGCATGCCTGAACCAGCGGTGCGTCGCCACGGCTCCCGTCAACATCGTCATCGTCGCCCACTACGAGAGAACCACAAGGCGGTACGGCGAGAGGGGAATAAGGTACGTCCACATCGACGCCGGCCACATGGGTCAGAACATTTACCTGCAGGCAACGGCCCTCGGCATCGGCACCGTTGCGGTTGGGGCATTCAGGGACGAGGAGGTAAAAAAGGTGCTGGAAGTGCCGGGCGAACCGCTCTATGTCTTTCCGCTGGGTGTTCCGGAGGGGTAG
- a CDS encoding DUF4932 domain-containing protein, with translation MKKLASVVLIFLVVLASGCVGTADEKVQTGETKSPTTTAVQEHELVPASISLSDRIYVEIDPRIELVTIIYRLSNPEWYRENVDPTRVGADSRNYGYLRDVDEYFGPYRDMKAVKMVPEMIREGIEYDAIPEFAIHLSLTNFSKAAPWDDMLELRPDLDTEKLDEFAEAVAEFAEKTNFWRFYREHGEFYNRTLEEFAKDNPGLVDLVGFEENFFGKNASSWRVVPMPLFCCHGFGYHTENGENVTVYAFLGFGKVDGGVPHLYATAGGSTFLAHEFAHSFVNPAVDRHYELFKPYEALFNPVAEKLKEMAYPNFRIMLYETLVRAFEAYYLNATGNPDMAMLSLSRNKVFYFVDDVYRAYGYYAAHRDRYRTFDDFMPELARVIERVYNETDGGKNVVINPTVDDFLKAAKTGGAVVAYGGSRSAETLARFVYSSFKRAGIDAELKPVSDLTAQDREGNLALILLSNSTLLQELQKKAPVLINGTTVYSRESGKTYSGSLRVLEVIENPWNPGALVFIVVGTDERALNRIHAYRHLTYSIRDSFDNLLESG, from the coding sequence ATGAAAAAGCTCGCATCCGTCGTTCTGATATTCCTCGTGGTGCTGGCGAGCGGATGCGTGGGGACTGCGGACGAAAAGGTCCAAACGGGCGAAACGAAGAGCCCAACGACCACCGCTGTGCAGGAACACGAACTCGTGCCGGCCTCAATCTCGCTTTCGGACCGCATCTACGTGGAGATAGACCCCCGGATAGAGCTGGTGACAATAATCTACAGGCTCTCGAACCCGGAGTGGTACAGAGAAAACGTCGACCCCACACGGGTGGGCGCAGATTCGAGGAATTACGGATACCTGCGCGACGTGGACGAGTACTTCGGCCCCTACAGGGACATGAAGGCCGTCAAAATGGTGCCCGAGATGATAAGAGAGGGCATCGAATACGACGCGATTCCGGAGTTCGCCATTCACCTGAGTCTGACGAACTTCTCAAAGGCTGCCCCCTGGGATGATATGCTGGAGCTACGGCCCGACCTGGACACGGAAAAGCTTGATGAGTTCGCAGAGGCTGTTGCTGAGTTCGCGGAGAAGACGAATTTCTGGAGGTTCTACCGCGAGCACGGGGAGTTCTACAACCGGACGCTTGAGGAGTTCGCAAAGGACAACCCTGGACTGGTCGATCTGGTTGGGTTCGAGGAGAATTTCTTCGGGAAGAACGCATCGTCGTGGCGCGTCGTGCCGATGCCCCTCTTCTGCTGCCACGGCTTTGGGTACCATACGGAGAACGGGGAGAACGTTACGGTTTACGCGTTCCTGGGCTTCGGGAAAGTCGACGGTGGGGTGCCACACCTCTACGCAACCGCCGGCGGCTCAACTTTCCTGGCCCACGAGTTCGCCCACAGCTTCGTCAATCCCGCGGTCGACAGGCACTATGAGCTGTTTAAGCCCTACGAGGCGCTCTTCAATCCAGTCGCGGAGAAGCTGAAGGAGATGGCGTACCCCAACTTCAGGATTATGCTCTACGAGACTCTTGTGAGGGCTTTCGAGGCCTACTACCTCAACGCCACGGGCAACCCGGATATGGCCATGCTGTCCCTGAGCCGCAACAAGGTCTTCTACTTCGTAGACGATGTTTATCGGGCCTATGGGTATTATGCGGCCCACAGGGACAGGTACAGAACCTTCGACGACTTCATGCCTGAACTCGCCAGGGTCATTGAGAGGGTTTACAATGAAACAGACGGAGGAAAGAACGTTGTTATCAATCCGACGGTAGACGATTTCTTAAAGGCCGCGAAGACCGGCGGTGCCGTTGTGGCCTACGGGGGAAGTCGCTCCGCCGAGACGCTTGCCCGGTTCGTGTACAGCTCGTTCAAAAGGGCAGGCATCGACGCGGAGCTGAAGCCCGTATCGGACTTAACCGCTCAGGACAGGGAGGGGAACCTCGCCTTGATACTGTTATCAAACAGCACACTCCTCCAGGAGCTTCAGAAAAAGGCCCCCGTCCTCATCAACGGCACGACGGTCTACAGCAGAGAAAGCGGGAAAACTTATTCCGGGTCGCTGCGGGTTTTGGAGGTCATCGAGAATCCCTGGAACCCCGGGGCACTGGTGTTCATCGTCGTCGGCACCGATGAACGGGCGCTGAACAGAATACACGCCTACCGGCACTTAACGTACAGCATCAGGGACTCCTTCGACAACCTGCTTGAGAGCGGCTGA
- a CDS encoding helix-turn-helix domain-containing protein — protein sequence MKRLKIAIPYTKELSGSFEWLIEAMEWAYGDTYFTIGTDVVKLVEVKFKDGVNPGEILERLKSLPQTKDVKAFPRNEHYLIYLRASFEPQKEQAERLFELQKKGLVVFESGTFVGGESVLSVLCEEGLVGEVVRTFRETYGARVISVEDAEPEKSPISKLTKRQAEVLLLAYKSGYFDEPRKVTLRELAEMLNLSPSTVKEHLRKGLKRLLDETLK from the coding sequence ATGAAGCGCCTGAAGATTGCAATACCCTACACCAAAGAACTTTCTGGGAGCTTTGAGTGGCTCATCGAAGCGATGGAATGGGCCTACGGGGACACGTACTTCACCATAGGCACCGACGTCGTTAAGCTGGTGGAGGTCAAGTTCAAAGATGGCGTAAACCCCGGGGAGATACTTGAGCGGCTGAAATCGCTTCCGCAAACGAAGGACGTCAAGGCATTCCCTCGCAACGAGCACTACCTCATATACCTGCGGGCCTCCTTCGAACCCCAGAAGGAGCAGGCGGAAAGGCTTTTTGAACTCCAGAAGAAAGGGCTGGTTGTTTTTGAGAGCGGAACCTTTGTCGGGGGCGAGAGCGTTCTCTCTGTTCTCTGCGAGGAGGGACTCGTAGGAGAGGTCGTGAGGACCTTCCGGGAAACCTACGGCGCGAGGGTAATCAGCGTTGAGGATGCCGAACCGGAGAAGAGCCCCATTTCAAAGCTCACGAAGAGGCAGGCGGAAGTTCTTCTCCTCGCCTACAAGAGCGGCTACTTCGACGAGCCCCGGAAGGTCACTTTGCGGGAGCTGGCGGAGATGCTGAACCTCAGCCCCTCGACCGTGAAGGAGCACCTGAGGAAGGGACTGAAGAGGCTCCTCGATGAAACCCTCAAATAA
- a CDS encoding ABC transporter ATP-binding protein, translated as MPVIEVENVRKYYGEVRGVDGLSFSVEKGEIYGFLGPNGAGKTTTVKILVKILRDYEGAVKILGKDLREWGKDYYNKIGVSFEFPAVYSKLTALENLEFFASFYRKHLDPLEVLKVVGLESDAHKLVSGFSKGMKKKLDLARALLPDPEILFLDEPLEGLDPASARRIKDLLLEMRESGKTVFLTTHNMYVADELCDRVAFIVDGKIVLVGNPGELKVRMGKRVIKVEYVASGDVRAAEFPLEGIGRNEEFLDILRNYEVVRINTEEPTLEEIFLKVTGRRLV; from the coding sequence ATGCCCGTCATAGAGGTTGAGAACGTTAGGAAGTACTACGGCGAAGTCAGGGGCGTTGATGGACTGAGCTTCTCCGTGGAGAAGGGCGAGATCTACGGCTTTCTCGGACCGAACGGGGCAGGAAAGACGACAACCGTTAAAATCCTGGTGAAAATCCTGAGGGACTATGAAGGAGCCGTAAAAATCCTAGGAAAAGACCTCAGGGAATGGGGGAAGGATTATTACAACAAAATCGGTGTTTCCTTCGAGTTTCCGGCAGTCTATTCAAAGCTCACCGCCCTGGAAAACCTTGAGTTCTTTGCGAGCTTTTACAGAAAGCACCTTGATCCTCTAGAAGTCCTCAAGGTTGTCGGGCTTGAAAGCGATGCCCATAAGCTCGTCTCCGGCTTTTCCAAGGGAATGAAGAAGAAGCTCGATCTGGCGAGGGCTCTGCTCCCGGATCCGGAAATCCTCTTCCTTGACGAGCCCCTCGAAGGCCTCGACCCGGCGAGCGCGAGGAGGATAAAGGACCTGCTCCTTGAGATGCGTGAAAGCGGGAAGACCGTCTTCTTAACCACCCACAACATGTACGTCGCCGACGAGCTCTGCGACAGGGTTGCCTTCATTGTGGACGGAAAAATAGTCCTCGTCGGAAACCCGGGCGAGCTGAAGGTGAGGATGGGTAAGCGGGTCATAAAAGTCGAGTACGTGGCCAGCGGCGATGTGAGGGCCGCCGAGTTCCCGCTCGAAGGAATAGGCCGGAACGAGGAGTTCCTCGACATTCTAAGAAACTACGAGGTCGTGAGGATAAACACCGAGGAACCGACTCTGGAGGAGATATTCCTCAAGGTGACAGGGAGGAGGCTAGTATGA
- a CDS encoding ABC transporter permease, translating into MIGELVRLDLKVGTRGYVYPIYLLVALAYGLMVMAFPEEYRSVVVPIFLLLEPGLVGTFVGTIIFAEKKDGTIGALAVTPLDWRAYILAKTLLMALVSLLAGAIIFLIGTRSLDGLPYVLAGTLLVSTVYTLLGIAISAKYRDLDDYFVPLLGVMVVSLLPFAHYHGYLTGGIWKVLYAVPSYPSIYFFSAPFESVSAGALLRSALGLVIWGVLAYYFAKVRFYRYAVEGLR; encoded by the coding sequence ATGATAGGCGAACTGGTACGGCTCGACTTAAAGGTCGGAACGAGGGGCTACGTCTACCCGATATACCTGCTGGTGGCTTTGGCCTACGGCCTCATGGTCATGGCGTTTCCCGAGGAGTATCGTTCAGTGGTGGTTCCAATATTCCTTCTCCTGGAACCGGGTTTGGTTGGCACCTTCGTCGGCACGATCATCTTCGCGGAGAAGAAGGACGGGACAATAGGTGCTCTGGCCGTTACTCCTCTCGACTGGAGGGCCTACATCCTTGCCAAAACGCTCCTCATGGCGCTGGTTTCCCTCCTCGCGGGGGCCATTATATTCCTCATCGGCACCCGCTCCCTTGACGGGCTGCCCTACGTTCTGGCAGGCACGTTGCTGGTTTCGACCGTTTATACCCTCCTGGGGATCGCGATTTCAGCCAAATACCGCGACCTGGATGATTACTTCGTCCCCCTGCTAGGGGTCATGGTGGTATCCCTTCTTCCCTTCGCCCACTACCACGGCTATCTGACGGGTGGGATATGGAAGGTTCTCTACGCCGTCCCCAGTTATCCATCCATCTACTTCTTCAGCGCCCCCTTCGAGAGTGTTTCGGCGGGAGCCCTGCTCCGGTCGGCGTTGGGGCTGGTGATATGGGGGGTTCTGGCGTATTACTTCGCCAAAGTTCGCTTTTACAGATATGCTGTGGAGGGGTTGAGATGA
- a CDS encoding ABC transporter permease, with amino-acid sequence MSFVRKFAAIYKTDLKLLRRDPMLLYSAAMTLILLFVVRYFKDRMGELYYAVALFVLIFIPMIFGMIPGFMMADEKEEKTIQALQVIPISSEAFLVYRLTWASLVTMLFTVIAPGILGLEIPRRGVLALAVLFLLEVWIYGLLITVFAESRMQALTASKVIGWFLILPVAIKLVVLWRNLPTDWSRLTAFLPTYWTYRVFEAIAVNDYGDFPAAVVVHLVWLVPLVVLFRRRVL; translated from the coding sequence ATGAGCTTTGTAAGAAAATTTGCCGCCATTTACAAGACGGACCTCAAGCTACTCCGCAGGGACCCGATGCTCCTCTACAGTGCTGCCATGACGCTAATCCTGCTCTTCGTCGTCCGCTACTTCAAAGACCGCATGGGGGAGCTTTACTATGCCGTTGCCCTCTTCGTCCTGATATTCATCCCGATGATATTCGGCATGATTCCAGGCTTCATGATGGCCGACGAGAAGGAGGAGAAGACGATTCAGGCTCTGCAGGTCATACCGATTTCCAGCGAGGCGTTTCTGGTTTACCGCCTTACTTGGGCTTCGCTGGTGACGATGCTCTTCACGGTAATAGCGCCGGGCATCCTTGGCTTGGAGATTCCCCGGAGGGGAGTTCTGGCTCTGGCCGTTCTCTTCCTGCTGGAGGTCTGGATTTATGGACTGCTCATTACCGTCTTCGCCGAATCGAGAATGCAGGCACTTACGGCATCCAAGGTTATCGGCTGGTTCCTGATTCTGCCGGTGGCGATAAAGCTCGTCGTCCTCTGGAGGAACCTCCCAACGGACTGGAGCAGGCTTACCGCCTTCCTGCCGACGTACTGGACGTACAGGGTCTTCGAGGCCATAGCAGTCAACGATTACGGCGACTTTCCGGCCGCTGTGGTCGTGCATCTGGTTTGGCTCGTTCCGCTGGTGGTGCTCTTCAGGAGAAGGGTGCTTTGA
- a CDS encoding peroxiredoxin, which yields MVVIGEKFPEVEVNTTHGRIKLPDYFTEKGKWFVLFSHPADFTPVCTTEFYAMQKRAEEFRKLGVEPIGLSVDQVFSHLKWMEWIKENLGEEITFPVIADDRGDLAETLGMIPSGATITARAVFIVDDKGVIRAIVYYPAEVGRDWDEILRLVKALKTSTEKGVALPHKWPNNELIGDRAIVPPAGTVDAIKEREEAKARGEIECYDWWFCHKKLD from the coding sequence ATGGTAGTGATAGGAGAAAAGTTCCCAGAGGTTGAGGTCAACACCACCCACGGCAGGATAAAGCTGCCCGACTACTTCACTGAGAAGGGCAAGTGGTTCGTTCTCTTCAGCCACCCGGCTGACTTCACCCCGGTTTGTACGACCGAGTTCTACGCGATGCAGAAGCGCGCCGAGGAGTTCAGGAAGCTCGGCGTTGAGCCGATCGGGCTTAGCGTTGACCAGGTCTTCAGCCACCTGAAGTGGATGGAGTGGATAAAGGAGAACCTCGGTGAGGAGATAACCTTCCCGGTCATCGCCGACGACCGCGGCGACCTCGCTGAGACCCTCGGCATGATCCCGAGCGGTGCAACGATAACCGCCAGGGCGGTCTTCATCGTCGACGACAAGGGCGTCATTCGCGCGATAGTCTACTACCCGGCCGAGGTCGGCAGGGACTGGGACGAGATACTCAGGCTCGTCAAGGCCCTTAAGACCAGCACCGAGAAGGGTGTTGCCCTGCCGCACAAGTGGCCCAACAACGAGCTCATCGGCGACCGCGCCATCGTTCCGCCGGCGGGGACAGTCGACGCCATCAAGGAGCGCGAGGAGGCCAAGGCCCGCGGAGAGATCGAGTGCTACGACTGGTGGTTCTGCCACAAGAAGCTTGACTGA
- a CDS encoding molybdopterin-dependent oxidoreductase, with protein sequence MPFSVCTRDCYDTCSILSEFRDGRLRVKGNPEHPITAGFLCPKGALLPKWFHAEDRLKKPLVRTGERGSGKFRETDWDEAIGLVAKKLRETIEGHGSESVLVYQYAGDRGVVNYAFPLRLFHYLNTAMLDYGICDRAGQEALRDVYGTAVGMDPEGLKNQKLLVYWGINASWTNLHGFTLARKYGLEIWTVDVIRTETAKRSDRFFRIRPDTDVLFALGVAKVIIEEGLYEEAFVRGNVYGFEEFTNYVKTLSLDYVSRETGIGTDEIRTFAREFAEKRGVIHIGYGFQRSLAGGEAVRAIAILPALVGHRFGFIYDMKTIDKSYAEGAFLRTKPAKRIPQMKLAEYIERGEIKFLYVYNSNPLASLPNQNRLRKALLENDVFVVTHDIFLTDTALYSDVVLPANTFFERLDIADSYYHRYIALNEPVAGLHGKSNSEVTRLLAKALGIDNPHLYESDEEVIRKVLESNGISWEELKAGGFVRVPEKPRTWETPSGRIEFYSQRAVERGLSPFPEYRKFKGKYPLRLLTPTYRMTITSQYHNTYWMIDPNLYINPADAGWRGIEDGDTVEVFNGNGSIRTEARLTEDVPRGVVMLYKAFWARILGWNANFLAADETVEKYGNASAYHSTWVDVRKV encoded by the coding sequence ATGCCCTTCTCAGTCTGCACCCGTGACTGCTACGACACATGCTCGATCCTGAGTGAGTTCAGGGACGGCCGGCTCAGGGTTAAGGGCAACCCTGAACACCCAATAACGGCCGGCTTCCTCTGCCCGAAGGGCGCGCTTCTCCCAAAATGGTTCCACGCGGAGGACAGGCTCAAAAAACCGCTCGTTAGAACGGGCGAGAGGGGAAGCGGCAAGTTCAGGGAAACGGACTGGGATGAGGCGATTGGGCTGGTTGCCAAAAAGCTTAGGGAGACCATTGAAGGGCATGGGAGCGAAAGCGTCTTAGTCTACCAGTACGCCGGCGATAGAGGCGTGGTCAACTATGCCTTCCCGCTGAGGCTCTTCCACTACCTCAACACGGCTATGCTCGACTACGGCATCTGCGACAGGGCCGGGCAGGAGGCCCTGAGGGACGTTTACGGAACGGCAGTCGGGATGGACCCCGAGGGGCTGAAGAACCAGAAACTGCTTGTATATTGGGGAATAAACGCCTCCTGGACGAACCTGCACGGCTTCACGCTGGCGAGGAAATACGGTCTCGAAATCTGGACGGTTGACGTCATCAGAACGGAAACGGCCAAGCGCTCAGATAGGTTCTTCAGGATAAGACCCGATACCGACGTCCTCTTTGCCCTCGGAGTTGCGAAGGTTATAATCGAGGAAGGGCTCTACGAGGAAGCCTTCGTCCGCGGGAACGTTTATGGTTTTGAAGAATTCACGAATTATGTAAAAACATTATCACTTGACTATGTGAGCAGGGAGACGGGGATAGGGACTGATGAGATAAGGACCTTCGCGAGGGAGTTCGCCGAAAAGAGGGGAGTAATCCACATAGGCTACGGCTTCCAGCGCTCCCTGGCCGGCGGAGAGGCGGTCAGGGCGATAGCAATCCTTCCGGCATTGGTGGGCCATCGCTTCGGCTTCATCTACGACATGAAGACGATAGACAAGTCCTATGCAGAGGGCGCATTCCTGAGAACGAAGCCTGCCAAGAGAATCCCCCAGATGAAGCTTGCCGAGTACATCGAGAGGGGAGAGATAAAGTTCCTCTACGTCTACAACTCCAACCCCCTCGCGAGCCTGCCGAACCAGAACCGGCTGAGGAAAGCTTTGCTCGAAAACGACGTTTTCGTGGTCACGCATGATATATTCCTGACGGATACCGCGCTCTACTCCGACGTCGTCCTGCCTGCGAACACCTTTTTCGAGAGGCTGGATATAGCGGATAGCTATTACCACCGTTACATAGCTCTAAACGAGCCGGTCGCAGGGCTTCACGGAAAGAGCAACAGCGAGGTAACGAGACTTTTGGCGAAGGCCCTCGGCATCGATAACCCACACCTCTATGAGAGCGACGAGGAGGTTATCAGAAAGGTCCTGGAGAGCAACGGCATAAGCTGGGAAGAGCTGAAGGCTGGGGGTTTCGTCAGGGTTCCGGAGAAACCGAGAACCTGGGAAACGCCGAGCGGAAGGATCGAGTTCTACTCCCAGAGGGCAGTGGAGAGGGGTCTAAGCCCGTTTCCCGAGTACCGGAAGTTTAAAGGAAAGTACCCACTCCGGCTCCTCACGCCGACTTACAGAATGACGATAACGAGCCAGTACCACAACACATACTGGATGATCGACCCGAACCTCTACATCAATCCTGCCGACGCCGGATGGAGGGGCATTGAAGATGGGGACACCGTCGAGGTCTTCAACGGCAATGGAAGCATCAGAACGGAGGCTAGGCTCACGGAAGACGTCCCGCGGGGAGTTGTGATGCTCTACAAGGCCTTCTGGGCCAGGATTCTCGGATGGAACGCCAACTTCCTGGCGGCTGATGAAACCGTCGAAAAGTACGGGAACGCTTCGGCGTACCATTCAACATGGGTTGATGTCAGGAAGGTTTAA